A part of Solibacillus sp. FSL H8-0538 genomic DNA contains:
- a CDS encoding response regulator — translation MTNLSVFIVEDDPMVLEVNKGFLNQMTGFQLVGEASSGKEALQQIYLLQPNLILLDMFLPDMTGMDLFLKLRSDRIPADIILITAARDAPTVREAIRLGAVDYLIKPFRFERFQKALQGYYRTSKNTPISSTLKQEDVDQWLGHTEDGISLPKGLNDMTMKQIIEGLIAANAAITSELLAQNVGMARVTVRKYLAFLANKGKVHIDLKYGTVGRPTKYYSLR, via the coding sequence ATGACGAATTTATCGGTATTTATCGTAGAAGACGATCCAATGGTACTTGAAGTAAATAAAGGGTTCTTAAACCAAATGACTGGCTTTCAACTCGTTGGAGAAGCTTCTTCCGGCAAAGAGGCACTGCAGCAAATTTATCTTCTTCAACCAAACTTAATTTTACTCGATATGTTTTTACCAGATATGACCGGAATGGATTTATTTTTAAAATTACGAAGCGATCGTATTCCAGCAGATATAATTTTGATTACTGCCGCACGTGATGCTCCTACCGTACGAGAAGCAATTCGCCTTGGTGCAGTCGATTATTTAATTAAACCTTTCCGTTTCGAACGCTTCCAAAAAGCACTTCAGGGATACTACCGTACATCTAAAAACACGCCTATTTCTAGCACCCTCAAACAGGAAGATGTTGATCAGTGGCTTGGGCATACGGAAGATGGGATTAGCTTACCAAAAGGACTAAATGACATGACGATGAAACAAATAATCGAGGGGCTTATTGCCGCAAATGCTGCCATTACCTCCGAGCTCCTTGCACAAAATGTCGGAATGGCACGCGTAACCGTCCGAAAATATTTAGCTTTTTTAGCAAATAAAGGAAAAGTACATATTGATTTAAAATATGGCACAGTTGGACGCCCAACGAAATATTACTCTCTAAGATAA